The Callospermophilus lateralis isolate mCalLat2 chromosome 3, mCalLat2.hap1, whole genome shotgun sequence genome has a segment encoding these proteins:
- the C3H14orf119 gene encoding uncharacterized protein C14orf119 homolog encodes MPLESSSSSMPLSFPSPLPSVPDNITNSSPPPMSYITSQEMKCILHWFASWSGPQRERFLQDLVAKAVPGKLQPLLDGLEQLSVSGANRPPCIFECQLRLWDQWFQGWAEQERNEFVRQLEVSDPDFVAKFYQAVAATAGKD; translated from the coding sequence ATGCCACTGGAATCATCTTCCTCTTCAATGCCACTATCCTTCCCTTCTCCATTACCCTCAGTACCAGACAATATTACCAACTCTTCCCCTCCCCCCATGTCTTACATCACTTCCCAGGAGATGAAGTGTATTCTTCACTGGTTTGCCAGTTGGTCAGGTCCCCAGCGTGAACGTTTTCTACAGGACCTGGTAGCAAAGGCAGTGCCAGGAAAATTACAGCCACTGCTAGATGGTCTGGAGCAACTTAGTGTATCTGGTGCAAACCGACCACCTTGTATCTTTGAATGTCAGCTACGTCTTTGGGATCAGTGGTTTCAAGGTTGGGCTGAGCAGGAACGCAATGAATTTGTCAGACAACTGGAGGTCAGTGACCCAGACTTCGTGGCAAAGTTTTACCAAGCAGTTGCTGCTACAGCTGGTAAGGATTGA
- the Cirop gene encoding ciliated left-right organizer metallopeptidase, which yields MLLLFLLGAATGRCLHDETQKSVSLLRPPFSQMAPDFRSSYLTLPNSLDPQPLRIQTYYIGEPTSDGAWDPEGDVMRGRPRALTAVREATQQIQGVLAVPPVQGPLLLSRDPTQYCHAVWGDPDTPNYHRCSLLNPGYKGETCLGAKIPDAHLHGYTLWPEQGPPQLVQPDGPGVQNTDFLLYVRIAHTSRCHQEPSIIAYSACCQLDSEDRPLAGTIVYCAQHLVSPSLSHGDTVMATLHELFHILGFSGQLFKKWRDCPSGLNIRENCSTRQQVTRRDKWGQLLLTTPTVSHSLAKHLGVVGVSLGVPLEEEGPSSSHWEARLLQGSIMAATFNGAQRTLLDSVTLAAFQDSGWYQVNHSAAEELLWGKGSGLEFGLVTTCGTSSSDFFCTGSGMGCHYLHLDKGSCSSDPTLEGCRMYKPLANRSECWKKENGLPAGTENPHGEIYHSQSRCFLANLTLQGLPGDKTSHPSQIPNLKEAKLTGRCYLHQCTQRGAYEVQVEGSPWVLCRPGKAIQIPGYHGLLYCPQGRLCQANEGNNSVTSLPVNLSTQDVLFKLSLGLAGPPGHTLQEEQKEELAEAVLQALVNRGGTGRCYFHSPSITTSLVFTVHMWKSPGCQGPSVAMLYKVLTLTLQEKPLEVYHGEASFTTEYIKLLVTWDHNPSTTQITLSVGLCLLLLILVGAIGIVAYQKQATLRVGPSAP from the exons ATGCTGCTACTATTCCTCCTCGGGGCAGCCACAGGCAGATGTCTACATGACGAGACTCAGAAGTCCGTGAGCCTTCTCAGGCCCCCTTTCTCCCAAATGGCCCCAGACTTCCGCTCCTCCTACCTCACCCTCCCCAACTCCCTTGATCCTCAACCCCTCCGAATCCAAACTTACTATATAGGAGAGCCTACATCTGATGGAGCTTGGGATCCTGAGGGGGATGTAATGAGAGGGAGACCCCGAGCTCTGACTGCAGTGAGAGAGGCCACTCAGCAAATCCAGGGTGTCCTAGCAG TCCCTCCAGTGCAAGGACCCCTGCTTCTGAGTCGAGATCCTACACAGTACTGTCATGCTGTCTGGGGAGATCCAGATACCCCAAACTACCACAG GTGCAGCCTCTTGAACCCAGGGTACAAAGGAGAGACTTGCCTGGGAGCAAAG ATACCTGATGCCCATCTCCATGGTTATACCTTGTGGCCAGAGCAGGGTCCCCCACAACTGGTCCAGCCAGATGGGCCTGGGGTCCAGAACACTGATTTTCTCCTATACGTGCGGATTGCCCACACTTCCAGGTGCCACCAAGAG CCCTCTATCATAGCCTATTCTGCCTGCTGCCAGCTGGACTCAGAAGACAGGCCCCTTGCTGGTACCATTGTCTACTGTGCCCAACATCTTgtcagccccagcctcagccatGGTGACACTGTCATG GCCACACTTCATGAATTATTCCATATCCTGGGCTTCTCTGGACAGCTCTTCAAGAAGTGGCGGGACTGCCCCTCCGGACTCAACA TTAGAGAGAATTGTTCTACAAGGCAACAAGTGACAAGGCGAGATAAGTGGGGACAGCTGCTTCTCACCACCCCAACTGTTAGCCACAGCCTGGCCAAACACTTGGGAGTAGTAGGGGTTTCTCTGGGCGTTCCCCTGGAAGAAGAG GGCCCTTCATCCTCACACTGGGAGGCCAGACTGCTCCAGGGTTCTATAATGGCTGCTACCTTCAATGGTGCCCAGCGCACTCTACTTGACTCAGTCACTCTTGCTGCCTTCCAAGATTCAGGCTGGTATCAGGTCAACCATAGTGCTGCAGAGGAGCTGTTGTGGGGCAAGG GATCTGGTCTAGAATTTGGCTTGGTGACCACATGTGGGACCAGCTCCTCAGACTTCTTCTGTACTGGCAG TGGGATGGGCTGCCACTACCTGCACTTGGACAAGGGAAGCTGCTCCTCAGACCCCACACTGGAAGGCTGCCGCATGTACAAGCCCCTTGCCAATAGA AGTGAATGCTGGAAGAAGGAAAATGGGCTCCCAGCTGGGACAGAGAATCCCCACGGGGAGATCTACCATTCCCAGAGTCGCTGCTTCCTTGCCAACCTCACCTTACAAGGGCTCCCTGGGGATAAGACCAGCCATCCCTCTCAGATCCCAAATCTCAAGGAAGCAAAGCTCACTGGCCGTTGTTATTTACATCAATGTACCCAAAGAGGAGCATATGAGGTGCAAGTAGAGGGATCACCTTGGGTCTTGTGTCGTCCAGGAAAGGCTATTCAG ATACCTGGGTACCATGGTCTTCTCTACTGTCCCCAAGGTCGGCTATGTCAGGCCAATGAAGGTAACAACTCTGTTACTTCTCTACCTGTGAATCTTTCAACCCAAGACGTGCTATTCAAGCTGTCTTTAGGATTAGCTGGACCCCCAGGCCACACACTGCAGGAAGAACAGAAAGAAGAGCTGGCTGAAGCAGTACTGCAGGCCCTGGTGAACAGAGGTGGCACTGGCAG GTGCTATTTCCACAGCCCATCAATTACCACTAGTTTGGTGTTCACTGTGCATATGTGGAAATCCCCTGGCTGCCAAGGGCCTTCGGTTGCTATGCTGTACAAGGTCCTCACCCTGACTCTCCAGGAGAAGCCCTTAGAAGTGTATCATGGAGAAGCCAGTTTTACCACAGAATATATCAA GTTGCTGGTTACCTGGGACCATAATCCTTCCACGACCCAAATCACTCTGTCTGTGGGACTCTGCCTACTGCTGCTAATTCTGGTGGGTGCAATAGGAATTGTGGCCTATCAGAAACAAGCAACTCTTCGGGTGGGACCATCTGCCCCGTAA